Proteins encoded within one genomic window of Nonomuraea gerenzanensis:
- a CDS encoding ALF repeat-containing protein translates to MQLNVCARIPIRWQAVIATCTVLAVLAGLLHAPPAYAQGTVPADRPLVVSAWQEGGPQVRLAAEAALLGSDAQVSAFLDGGWAQAQRLDQRENLARVISNGGPALRAKAQAALDADVAGDQNAIPTFLKSGWQGPSDIDTRVSVNQLMASGGDQVKQAAQAVLDSGTAEEMRKFLESGWQAQWNTDQRLRINQAIATGGPQVRAAGQKALDAGAPEALEAFLSYGWAVASARDEETATLEDLLGQAKEAKALAEQETANATSEADRARDSAAAARRSAAEAAAATAAARDNMAEAKAQAKRAARAAEQAAEAAQVAVQAAAAANRAARAAATAAARAAQMASKANQKASEAYQHAAAAAVDATFAENARQAAQAARRIARETDEFAELVNLALTAVRENSHAVTAATAAAENALAAAAANDEAVRYANAAGADAQEAVAAAARARANAERAARAARAAQTYLQTAIDAAIKARDAAIKAAANARAAAVAALEAAEHAGDAAKAAERATEYANLATTAAQQALDTATQAAAVYDAARVADAERLAVARDEGLETARTANVAYERQQRAADWDVDQAAKRDAETNRLIAVVLDPATERAAAVAAARKVALNLAGGQSAWTKQAALGALGGADDLVLEFVRAGLARAEAQDNRIAVTKLSVADNAALETAAMNALAGSDQTVATFLRTQSYPGRYTADRLKVNQILAAAKTAGDVVLAQRAEQALEADTPQALRDFLDTGQYTAAVIGERVRVNQILASPDSGPEVKAAAQIALEGPAPGLRQFLSTGRFTAAERDHETAVHLAVVAGLLTKISQAAESAVESALEAQAVAARARDDAALAASYAQQAIDSAQRAAGYAQQARVHADRAAASVEKAAAAVKTAVGAATKARTSAHSALRSATWAIASHAMAVDAANSATRAARLAYNSAINAGQSADAAARAADAVAKDYEYAAGAEIAKCDFEYNRDDYARLEDAYGLEEGKFYRDCIYNILGDPEELATRVYLNSAFCDIYPQDSQSYENCIASTSAPGFEAIQEYNLTFEALRYALTMFEVGWMPAIVGCQVTLVCGAALTVATVGVEIYRFVQGDQSLAKTLLNLGTIALESLAGYGIGKLLSSGFRALKRAFAASKTGTSAISEIRRGLLQTEQKLVLAHVRTMLASEYPTVRDTAFFWSGRTEIAPDKYVSAGPDLVAEIAKAKGGTSLEMLMDSRGIPQAQIPKEIEWDPWEVPWDAIQDQVNDAWTQISLNYARNASGVVRVVHGTSLRPGNVWETTEFPALKANPNVTKIIRITIVDATTRTEDVIFER, encoded by the coding sequence GTGCAGCTGAACGTGTGTGCGCGGATACCCATACGGTGGCAGGCGGTGATCGCGACATGCACGGTCCTGGCTGTGCTTGCCGGCCTGCTGCACGCGCCGCCGGCGTATGCCCAGGGGACGGTTCCCGCTGATCGCCCCCTCGTGGTGTCGGCCTGGCAGGAGGGCGGTCCGCAGGTCCGATTAGCTGCCGAGGCCGCGTTGCTGGGTTCGGACGCTCAGGTCAGCGCGTTCCTGGATGGCGGATGGGCCCAGGCCCAGCGTCTCGATCAGCGGGAGAATCTTGCGCGGGTCATCAGTAACGGTGGTCCCGCCCTGCGCGCGAAGGCTCAGGCCGCCCTGGACGCGGACGTCGCAGGTGACCAGAACGCGATCCCCACGTTCCTGAAGAGCGGTTGGCAGGGCCCGTCGGACATCGACACCCGGGTGTCGGTGAACCAGCTGATGGCCTCCGGCGGCGATCAGGTCAAGCAGGCGGCGCAGGCCGTACTGGACTCCGGGACCGCCGAGGAGATGCGGAAGTTCCTGGAGTCCGGCTGGCAGGCGCAGTGGAACACCGACCAGCGGCTGCGGATCAACCAGGCCATAGCCACAGGTGGCCCGCAAGTCCGCGCCGCGGGCCAGAAAGCACTGGACGCAGGTGCGCCGGAGGCGCTGGAGGCATTCCTCTCCTACGGCTGGGCCGTGGCCTCGGCGCGGGACGAGGAGACCGCGACTCTAGAAGACCTGCTGGGCCAGGCGAAGGAGGCCAAGGCGCTGGCGGAGCAGGAGACCGCCAACGCCACGAGCGAGGCCGATCGCGCCAGGGACTCCGCAGCCGCGGCGCGCCGGTCGGCGGCGGAGGCCGCTGCCGCAACCGCGGCGGCACGCGACAACATGGCTGAGGCGAAGGCGCAGGCCAAGCGGGCGGCCAGGGCGGCGGAGCAGGCGGCTGAGGCGGCGCAGGTGGCCGTTCAGGCTGCGGCTGCGGCGAACCGGGCGGCGCGTGCCGCAGCCACCGCGGCGGCACGCGCCGCGCAGATGGCGTCGAAGGCCAACCAGAAAGCTTCCGAGGCTTATCAGCACGCCGCAGCCGCGGCCGTCGATGCCACTTTTGCGGAGAACGCACGGCAAGCGGCGCAGGCAGCCCGAAGGATCGCCCGGGAGACGGACGAGTTCGCCGAGCTGGTCAACTTGGCGCTCACGGCGGTCAGGGAAAACTCCCATGCGGTCACAGCGGCTACGGCTGCGGCTGAGAATGCTCTGGCGGCAGCGGCTGCCAATGACGAGGCTGTACGGTACGCCAACGCGGCCGGCGCGGACGCCCAGGAGGCGGTCGCCGCGGCGGCAAGGGCACGGGCCAACGCCGAGCGGGCCGCGCGGGCGGCACGGGCGGCACAGACGTACCTCCAGACAGCCATCGATGCCGCGATCAAGGCGCGAGACGCTGCCATCAAGGCGGCAGCCAACGCCCGGGCCGCGGCCGTCGCGGCCCTCGAAGCCGCCGAGCACGCGGGCGACGCCGCCAAGGCGGCGGAACGGGCCACCGAATACGCCAACCTGGCCACCACGGCCGCGCAGCAGGCGCTGGACACCGCGACCCAGGCCGCCGCGGTCTACGATGCGGCGCGTGTCGCCGACGCAGAACGCCTGGCGGTGGCTCGGGACGAGGGGTTGGAGACCGCCCGGACAGCCAACGTCGCGTATGAGAGGCAGCAGCGGGCCGCCGACTGGGATGTCGACCAGGCCGCCAAACGCGACGCCGAGACCAACAGGCTCATCGCGGTGGTCCTCGACCCGGCCACCGAGCGCGCGGCCGCGGTCGCGGCCGCTCGCAAGGTCGCGCTCAATCTGGCCGGCGGCCAGAGCGCCTGGACCAAGCAGGCGGCGCTGGGCGCACTGGGTGGCGCCGACGATCTCGTGCTGGAGTTCGTGCGCGCCGGCCTCGCCCGCGCTGAGGCGCAGGACAACCGCATCGCGGTGACCAAGCTGTCGGTGGCCGACAACGCCGCCCTGGAGACGGCGGCCATGAACGCCCTGGCCGGCAGCGACCAGACGGTTGCGACCTTCCTGCGTACGCAGAGCTATCCCGGCCGGTACACGGCGGACCGGCTGAAGGTCAACCAGATCCTGGCCGCGGCCAAGACGGCCGGCGATGTCGTGCTGGCGCAGCGAGCCGAGCAAGCCCTTGAGGCCGACACGCCGCAGGCGTTGCGAGACTTCCTCGACACCGGCCAGTACACCGCGGCGGTCATCGGTGAGCGGGTGCGGGTCAACCAGATCCTGGCCAGCCCGGACAGCGGGCCGGAGGTGAAGGCGGCAGCGCAGATAGCCTTGGAGGGACCCGCTCCGGGCCTGCGGCAGTTCCTCAGCACGGGCCGGTTCACCGCGGCCGAGCGGGACCACGAGACCGCGGTTCACCTCGCTGTGGTCGCCGGCCTGCTGACGAAGATCAGCCAGGCCGCCGAGTCGGCCGTGGAGAGCGCTCTGGAAGCGCAGGCCGTAGCCGCCCGCGCCCGCGACGACGCCGCGTTGGCCGCATCCTACGCTCAGCAGGCGATCGACTCGGCGCAGCGGGCCGCCGGCTACGCTCAGCAGGCCAGGGTGCACGCCGACCGAGCCGCTGCCTCGGTGGAGAAGGCCGCGGCCGCGGTCAAGACCGCCGTCGGGGCGGCCACGAAGGCCAGAACCTCCGCCCACAGCGCCCTCCGGTCGGCCACCTGGGCGATCGCCTCCCACGCGATGGCCGTCGACGCCGCCAACAGCGCCACCCGAGCAGCACGCCTTGCCTACAATTCGGCCATCAACGCCGGTCAGAGTGCCGACGCTGCCGCCAGGGCGGCCGATGCGGTTGCCAAGGACTATGAGTACGCCGCCGGCGCGGAAATCGCCAAATGCGACTTCGAGTACAACCGGGATGACTATGCACGGCTGGAGGATGCATACGGCTTAGAAGAGGGCAAGTTCTATCGCGACTGCATCTACAACATCCTCGGGGATCCGGAGGAGCTGGCCACACGGGTATACCTCAACTCCGCCTTCTGTGACATCTATCCGCAGGACAGCCAGTCCTACGAGAACTGCATCGCCTCCACATCGGCTCCCGGCTTCGAAGCGATACAGGAATACAACCTTACCTTCGAGGCGCTCAGGTATGCGCTCACGATGTTCGAAGTGGGGTGGATGCCGGCCATTGTCGGCTGTCAGGTCACACTGGTCTGCGGAGCAGCGCTTACCGTCGCCACGGTTGGTGTTGAAATATATCGTTTCGTCCAGGGTGACCAATCGCTGGCCAAGACGCTGCTCAACCTCGGCACCATCGCTCTTGAATCGCTGGCCGGATATGGGATCGGAAAACTGCTCAGCAGTGGGTTCCGGGCGCTCAAGAGGGCCTTCGCAGCTTCCAAGACGGGCACGAGCGCGATATCGGAGATCCGTAGGGGCCTGCTCCAAACCGAGCAAAAGCTGGTCCTCGCGCACGTCCGGACCATGCTTGCCAGCGAATACCCCACGGTCAGGGACACCGCCTTCTTCTGGTCCGGCCGCACAGAGATAGCACCTGACAAGTATGTGTCTGCCGGACCCGATCTTGTCGCTGAAATTGCGAAGGCGAAGGGTGGCACCTCGCTCGAAATGCTCATGGACAGCCGTGGGATCCCACAGGCGCAAATTCCGAAAGAGATAGAGTGGGACCCCTGGGAGGTGCCATGGGATGCCATCCAGGACCAGGTCAATGATGCGTGGACCCAGATCTCCCTGAATTACGCACGAAATGCCTCCGGCGTGGTCAGGGTGGTGCACGGAACAAGCCTGCGCCCGGGCAACGTCTGGGAGACGACGGAGTTCCCCGCGCTCAAGGCCAATCCCAACGTCACCAAAATAATCAGAATAACCATCGTCGACGCGACCACGCGGACGGAGGACGTGATCTTCGAGCGATAG
- a CDS encoding NADP-dependent oxidoreductase produces MKAIVVTDEAAGTAGMTLAERPEPEATGNDVLVEVHASGFTPGELTWPGTWTDRLGRDRTPSIPGHEVAGVVTALGYGTRGLSVGQRVFGLAEWTRDGTLAEFVAVEARNLAPLPGDVDFTVGASLPISGLTAWQGLFVHGRFEVGQSVLVHGAAGGVGSMVTQLAKEAGAYVIGTGRAADRRTALDFGAQEFVDLDHDTLEDVGGVDLVFDVIGGDIARRSAGLVRAGGMLVTIAGPPEAQPAGGLAVDFVVEADRAQLGEIVQRVRDGRLRTNIGNVAALDDAVAAFNPTERIKGKTIICIRP; encoded by the coding sequence ATGAAGGCCATTGTGGTGACGGACGAGGCGGCGGGAACGGCCGGGATGACGCTGGCGGAACGGCCTGAGCCGGAGGCGACGGGGAACGATGTTCTGGTTGAGGTTCACGCGTCGGGATTCACCCCCGGCGAGCTGACGTGGCCAGGAACGTGGACCGACCGCCTCGGCCGGGACCGCACGCCGTCGATCCCCGGCCACGAGGTGGCCGGGGTGGTCACCGCGCTCGGCTATGGCACGAGAGGACTGTCGGTGGGGCAGCGGGTGTTCGGGCTCGCGGAATGGACTCGTGACGGCACCCTGGCCGAGTTCGTGGCCGTCGAGGCGCGTAATCTCGCGCCGCTGCCGGGCGACGTCGACTTCACGGTGGGGGCGAGCCTGCCGATCTCGGGCCTGACCGCGTGGCAGGGACTGTTCGTGCACGGCCGCTTCGAGGTGGGGCAGAGCGTTCTCGTGCACGGCGCGGCCGGTGGAGTCGGTTCGATGGTGACCCAGCTCGCCAAGGAGGCCGGCGCCTACGTCATCGGCACCGGACGTGCCGCCGACCGGAGAACGGCGCTCGACTTCGGCGCGCAGGAGTTCGTCGACCTGGACCACGACACCCTGGAAGACGTCGGCGGGGTCGATCTGGTCTTCGACGTGATCGGCGGCGACATCGCCAGGCGGTCCGCGGGCCTGGTCCGCGCCGGCGGGATGCTGGTGACCATCGCCGGCCCGCCCGAGGCGCAGCCGGCCGGGGGCCTGGCGGTCGACTTCGTGGTCGAGGCCGATCGCGCACAACTGGGTGAGATCGTCCAGCGGGTCCGGGACGGCCGGCTGCGCACGAACATCGGTAACGTGGCGGCCCTCGACGACGCCGTCGCCGCCTTCAACCCGACTGAACGGATCAAAGGAAAGACGATCATTTGTATTCGTCCCTGA
- a CDS encoding FG-GAP-like repeat-containing protein — protein MTLGVATAMAASLSVAAWPAAAGASAISLPSLVDNGVYPYPGAAEILEAQNVRLISGDGHILLADCATPVQGDIGLLKVRTTDEAIGADGIGRVCFQVTANSGVLNLEVPGVYEIRGDGLREGTGHRMTARLRNNDGESLTVDVDPDGYTQVGEGTDPTASPTMLLQLRAGTGPAPGTGAQAAVGKLAGDGRECTATLVAPSWVLGAVSCLAPDPNQPQLAEGAPAGATYVTFPGKAGIKVDWLSPRPGRDVVLARLATPVDGITPIPLATTAPTGVELSTVGYSRAGVTAADWTNDQQRTAQVTFTAATATTLTTATGPLVCSGMAGAPVLNGGKLAAVLSQAGQAGCPDPAGSDSSLTAARADDLTTWVNAITTAAADHTWTLADLPATATSGTAVGTVADSAFTGTGLPLTATAGATWKTGDTYSPAIAFDRTTGTLAAGGPAVVTDADFSLSAWAKPTIQGTYSPPSTAGGTVLSQDGVNTAGFKLWIQNGAWHFAMSQSDVASPVWDTAVAPAGSAALGVWSQVTVTYKAASGLVILWVNGQNVASVRHTTKWKATGALRVGAHKTGAASLGGYFSGVLSTVQTWNRVSLTPAKNNHDFDGDGRNDLILTDSAGDLWMYPNQSSSGENTVSVSNRVKIGSGWGMGWVVTDWDGDGLADLLRSGSDGVLWMYPNKGGYLTTSSRDDVGSGWEKYTFTAGNANSNPHADLFAIHNANGTLFHYPDGAAGATRIQIGNSGWTGYRTFPFDFNGDNRTDIMAIDRNGDLWFYPNTSQSGITLGARTHAGSGWTNYKVAAMDLSGDGKTDLVAVSGDRDLWVYPGLGNGRFGTRYQPRSGGVIVPEWVVTAVG, from the coding sequence GTGACGCTGGGCGTCGCCACAGCGATGGCAGCGTCCTTATCGGTAGCTGCCTGGCCGGCGGCGGCCGGCGCGTCTGCGATCTCGCTCCCGTCACTGGTGGACAACGGCGTCTATCCCTACCCTGGTGCGGCGGAGATCCTGGAGGCGCAGAACGTCAGGCTGATCTCCGGCGACGGCCACATCCTGCTGGCCGACTGCGCCACGCCGGTGCAGGGTGACATCGGCCTGCTGAAGGTCCGAACCACCGACGAGGCCATCGGCGCCGACGGAATCGGCCGTGTCTGCTTCCAAGTAACCGCCAATTCCGGCGTACTGAACCTCGAAGTTCCCGGCGTGTACGAGATCCGCGGGGACGGCCTACGCGAGGGCACCGGCCACCGAATGACCGCCAGACTACGCAACAACGACGGCGAAAGCCTCACCGTCGACGTAGACCCTGACGGCTACACCCAAGTCGGCGAGGGCACCGACCCGACCGCCTCCCCCACCATGCTGCTGCAGCTGCGCGCCGGCACCGGCCCCGCGCCCGGCACCGGAGCACAGGCGGCAGTCGGCAAACTCGCCGGCGACGGCCGCGAGTGCACCGCGACGCTGGTCGCGCCGAGCTGGGTGCTGGGCGCCGTGAGCTGCCTGGCCCCCGACCCGAACCAGCCCCAGCTCGCCGAAGGCGCGCCGGCCGGCGCGACCTACGTCACGTTCCCCGGAAAGGCCGGCATCAAGGTCGACTGGCTGAGCCCGCGGCCCGGCCGCGACGTGGTCCTGGCCCGGCTGGCCACCCCGGTTGACGGGATCACCCCGATCCCGCTGGCCACCACCGCCCCCACCGGTGTCGAACTGTCCACGGTCGGCTACAGCCGCGCCGGGGTGACCGCCGCCGATTGGACCAACGACCAGCAGCGCACCGCGCAGGTCACTTTCACGGCCGCGACCGCCACGACGCTGACCACCGCGACCGGCCCGCTCGTGTGCAGCGGGATGGCCGGTGCACCCGTACTCAACGGCGGCAAGCTCGCCGCCGTGCTCAGCCAGGCGGGCCAGGCCGGCTGCCCCGACCCCGCCGGGAGCGACAGCTCCCTCACCGCCGCCCGCGCTGACGATCTGACGACCTGGGTCAACGCCATCACCACCGCCGCGGCGGACCACACCTGGACCCTGGCCGACCTGCCCGCCACGGCTACGTCGGGCACCGCGGTCGGCACCGTCGCCGACAGCGCCTTCACCGGAACAGGCCTCCCGCTGACCGCCACCGCCGGCGCGACGTGGAAGACCGGCGACACCTACAGCCCGGCCATCGCGTTCGACCGCACCACCGGAACGCTCGCGGCCGGCGGCCCCGCCGTCGTCACCGACGCCGACTTCAGCCTCAGCGCCTGGGCCAAACCCACCATCCAGGGCACTTACTCGCCCCCCTCCACCGCCGGTGGCACCGTACTCTCCCAGGACGGCGTCAACACCGCCGGCTTCAAGCTCTGGATCCAGAACGGGGCCTGGCACTTCGCCATGAGCCAGTCGGACGTGGCCAGTCCCGTCTGGGACACCGCCGTCGCGCCCGCGGGCAGCGCTGCGCTGGGTGTCTGGTCGCAGGTCACCGTGACCTACAAAGCCGCCTCCGGCCTGGTGATCCTCTGGGTCAACGGCCAGAACGTCGCCAGTGTCCGGCACACAACGAAGTGGAAGGCCACCGGCGCGCTGCGCGTAGGCGCGCACAAGACCGGCGCCGCGAGCCTCGGCGGCTACTTCAGCGGTGTGCTGTCCACGGTCCAGACCTGGAACAGGGTCTCGCTGACGCCCGCCAAGAACAACCACGACTTCGACGGAGACGGCCGCAACGATCTCATTCTCACCGACAGCGCCGGTGACCTGTGGATGTATCCGAACCAGAGCAGTTCGGGAGAGAACACGGTCAGCGTCAGCAACCGGGTCAAGATCGGCAGCGGTTGGGGCATGGGATGGGTCGTCACCGACTGGGACGGGGACGGCCTGGCCGACCTCCTCAGGTCTGGCTCCGACGGCGTTCTGTGGATGTATCCCAACAAGGGCGGATATCTGACCACCAGTAGCAGAGATGATGTCGGCTCCGGCTGGGAGAAATACACCTTCACCGCGGGCAACGCCAACAGCAACCCGCACGCCGACCTGTTCGCCATCCACAACGCCAACGGCACGCTGTTCCACTATCCGGACGGGGCAGCGGGTGCCACCAGGATCCAGATCGGCAACAGCGGCTGGACCGGCTACCGCACCTTCCCCTTCGATTTCAACGGCGACAACCGCACCGACATCATGGCCATCGACCGCAACGGTGACCTCTGGTTCTATCCCAACACGAGCCAGAGCGGCATCACCCTCGGCGCCCGCACCCACGCTGGCAGCGGCTGGACCAACTACAAGGTCGCGGCCATGGATCTGAGCGGTGACGGCAAGACCGACCTGGTCGCCGTCAGCGGGGACCGCGATCTGTGGGTCTATCCCGGACTGGGTAACGGTCGCTTCGGCACCCGGTACCAGCCGCGCTCCGGTGGGGTCATCGTCCCTGAATGGGTCGTCACCGCCGTCGGCTGA
- a CDS encoding GNAT family N-acetyltransferase, which produces MTDPTRYASEYPEGKNSLSEDQSVLMDEVIDDPRAPAFDFTVVNDENAGIYEAILDDREIAGLPYDVAGDDRLVLLATSVFPEYRKQGIATELIRRVLDDVRAQGKTVTIMCPVVRAFIDHHPEYTDLVDPEHPGVANGHR; this is translated from the coding sequence ATGACCGACCCGACCCGCTACGCCTCCGAGTACCCCGAGGGGAAGAACTCCCTCAGCGAGGACCAGAGCGTCCTCATGGACGAGGTGATCGACGATCCCCGTGCTCCCGCGTTCGACTTCACAGTCGTCAATGACGAGAACGCCGGCATCTACGAGGCCATCCTCGACGACCGCGAGATCGCCGGACTGCCCTACGACGTCGCCGGCGACGACCGGCTCGTACTGCTGGCGACCTCGGTGTTCCCCGAGTACCGCAAACAGGGCATCGCCACCGAACTCATCAGACGCGTCCTCGACGACGTGCGCGCGCAGGGCAAGACGGTCACCATCATGTGCCCGGTCGTACGCGCCTTCATCGATCACCACCCCGAGTACACCGACCTGGTCGACCCCGAGCACCCCGGAGTAGCCAACGGCCACCGATGA
- a CDS encoding TetR/AcrR family transcriptional regulator translates to MTTADSHTGRRLTARGAKTRARIVAAAADLMYVKGVGDTTLDDVLAASGVSKSQLYHHFDGKEALVRAVIDHVGERVIQRERDALGHVSTIPGLRRWRDALVQSNSLRHGAYGCALGTLASEVSDQDELARRALVQLFSEWQELLAGVLRRLQDKGTLPAEAPIDQLATGLIAALQGGYMLAQTARDVTPMATSIDMALAYIESLSAD, encoded by the coding sequence ATGACGACCGCTGACTCGCACACTGGCAGACGCCTGACGGCGCGCGGCGCAAAGACGCGGGCAAGGATCGTCGCCGCAGCGGCCGACCTGATGTACGTCAAGGGAGTCGGGGACACCACGCTCGACGACGTGCTCGCAGCGAGTGGAGTGAGCAAGTCGCAGCTGTACCACCACTTCGACGGCAAGGAAGCGCTCGTGCGAGCCGTCATCGATCACGTGGGAGAACGCGTCATCCAGCGTGAGCGCGATGCCCTCGGCCATGTCTCGACCATCCCGGGCCTGCGACGCTGGCGGGATGCGCTGGTACAGAGCAACTCCCTACGGCACGGCGCCTACGGCTGTGCGCTCGGCACGCTGGCCTCGGAGGTCTCCGATCAGGACGAGCTCGCGCGCCGGGCGTTGGTCCAGCTTTTCAGCGAATGGCAGGAGCTCCTGGCAGGCGTGTTGCGCAGGCTTCAGGACAAGGGCACACTTCCGGCCGAGGCTCCCATCGACCAGCTCGCGACCGGGCTCATCGCCGCTCTCCAGGGCGGATACATGCTGGCCCAGACCGCGCGCGATGTCACACCTATGGCGACCTCCATCGACATGGCGCTGGCGTACATCGAGAGCCTGTCTGCCGATTGA
- a CDS encoding GNAT family N-acetyltransferase yields the protein MSGEEQVPVTEVLIDNTDQGRFELHRACDLVGWLYYTHLKPNRYALLHTEVEPSQQHQGVASAMVRHVLDEIRAREGTITAICPFVADYLSRTTTHTDLIDPRHPGYSDRAAAESVSTKAGD from the coding sequence ATGAGCGGCGAGGAACAGGTACCGGTGACCGAGGTGCTGATCGACAACACCGATCAAGGGCGGTTCGAGCTTCACCGCGCATGCGATCTGGTCGGCTGGCTCTACTACACCCATCTGAAGCCCAACCGGTACGCCCTGCTGCACACCGAGGTGGAGCCGAGCCAACAGCACCAGGGCGTGGCGAGCGCGATGGTGCGGCACGTGCTCGACGAGATCCGCGCCCGCGAGGGCACGATCACCGCCATCTGCCCCTTCGTCGCCGACTACCTTTCACGAACGACCACCCATACCGATCTGATCGACCCCCGGCACCCGGGCTACTCCGATCGCGCTGCCGCCGAGTCGGTGAGCACGAAGGCCGGCGACTGA
- a CDS encoding DUF5709 domain-containing protein — translation MDDYVPGLLPPEESLDDDELGEDGDGPGYLPGDRPIGSLAWGLTADEARTHEPFSQRLAHEVPDIAAEEFGDGIGDASDTDGELIDDQVGYLRAGRLVWATQEAGDPSSDLWAEDIGVDRAGASAEEAAIHIVSDDRFEV, via the coding sequence ATGGACGACTACGTCCCCGGACTGCTGCCACCAGAGGAGAGTCTCGATGACGACGAACTCGGCGAGGACGGCGACGGCCCCGGCTATCTGCCGGGGGATCGCCCCATCGGCAGCCTGGCCTGGGGGCTGACCGCCGACGAAGCTCGCACCCATGAACCCTTCAGCCAGAGACTTGCCCATGAGGTTCCCGACATCGCAGCCGAAGAGTTCGGTGACGGGATCGGTGACGCATCCGATACCGACGGCGAGCTCATCGACGACCAGGTCGGATATCTGAGGGCAGGGCGGCTCGTCTGGGCCACCCAAGAAGCTGGCGACCCGTCATCGGATCTCTGGGCCGAAGACATCGGCGTCGACCGTGCGGGCGCGTCCGCGGAGGAGGCCGCGATCCATATCGTCTCCGACGACCGGTTCGAGGTGTAG
- a CDS encoding GNAT family N-acetyltransferase, producing MDDLHVTIEPERIVTPTLILRSWSAEDAQGAFEIYGDPAVARAIGRRRPVRDLAEMRESLGGWDLRSSRSPVPQGLWAVEAADDGRLLGGATLLSFSPRDPRLVMGWHLRPEARGRGVAGQIGHALAHQAFLAPDVEELFVAAPAQNAGSLAVARRLGMTAVDDFTWVRDGVRLEVLRMGRADLHRIRPGISLDHSYDPDGLNDW from the coding sequence ATGGACGATCTGCACGTCACCATCGAGCCTGAGCGCATCGTCACCCCGACCCTCATCCTGCGTTCCTGGTCCGCCGAAGATGCCCAGGGGGCGTTCGAGATCTACGGGGACCCGGCAGTCGCCCGGGCCATCGGCAGGCGGCGGCCTGTGCGTGATCTCGCCGAGATGCGGGAGTCGCTGGGAGGCTGGGATCTGCGATCGTCACGGAGCCCTGTGCCGCAGGGCCTGTGGGCCGTGGAGGCGGCCGATGACGGCCGGCTGCTCGGCGGCGCGACCCTGCTTTCCTTCAGCCCACGCGATCCCCGGCTTGTGATGGGATGGCATCTGCGGCCCGAGGCCCGTGGCCGTGGCGTGGCCGGCCAGATCGGCCATGCGCTGGCACACCAGGCCTTTCTTGCCCCCGACGTCGAGGAGCTCTTCGTGGCGGCGCCGGCGCAGAACGCCGGCAGCCTCGCCGTCGCCAGGCGGCTCGGAATGACCGCCGTCGATGACTTCACCTGGGTACGCGACGGCGTGCGGCTCGAGGTGCTGCGGATGGGCCGGGCGGACCTGCACAGGATCCGGCCCGGGATCTCGCTGGACCACTCCTATGACCCGGACGGGTTGAACGACTGGTGA
- a CDS encoding DUF4277 domain-containing protein, whose product MRQRAQWGQASVEKMLGALPVIAGFCPWLRIRELVDAASPVRDTAELTHGQVIEVLVTHRLFSPAPLVHVQE is encoded by the coding sequence GTGAGACAGCGTGCGCAGTGGGGTCAGGCCAGTGTCGAGAAGATGCTGGGAGCGTTGCCGGTCATCGCGGGGTTCTGCCCGTGGTTGCGGATCCGGGAGTTGGTGGACGCGGCCTCTCCGGTACGCGATACTGCGGAACTCACGCACGGGCAGGTGATCGAGGTGCTGGTGACCCACCGGCTGTTTTCGCCCGCGCCGCTGGTGCACGTGCAGGAGTGA